GCACAGCGGTGTTGATGCATCCGGTACGGGAAGAGGTCGTACGGGAACTCGCGCGAGAAGGTGTCACCATGCCCCGCAAGTCCACGTCGTTCGGCCCGAAGCCGGCGACGGGCCTGGTCCTGAGAAGCCTCGCGCTGGACTGACGCGGAGATCCGGACATACGAAAGGGCGGCACCCGAACCGGGTGCCGCCCTTTCAACTACCTGTGCCTACTTGCCCTTGTCACCCGCGACATCGCCCTCGTCGGCATCGTCGTCGTCGTCGACATTGTCTTCGTCCTCGTCCTCGTCGACTTCGTCTTCGTCTTCGTCGACATCAGCGTCGGACTGCTGGGCGGGTGCCGCCGACTCCGTGGACTCGTCGGACACTTCGTCCTCGCCCATGGCGTCGACGAACTCCACGCCGTCCATCTCGGCGAGCCGGTCCGAGGCGTCCGTCGCCCCGTCCTTGTCCGCCTCGAGCGCCTTGGCGAACCACTCACGCGCTTCGCCCTCACGCCCGGCCGACAGCAGTGCGTCGGCGTACGCGTAACGCAGCCGCGCGGACCAGGGCTGTACGGAGTTGGACGCGAGCTCGGGGCTCTGCAGGGTCACGATGGCGGCGTCGATCTGCCCCATGTCCCTGCGCGCTCCGGCCGCGACCAGCCGCATCTCGACCTGGCCGGCCTTGTCGAGCTTCTGCACCTCGGGCTCACCGGCCATCGCCATCGCCCGCTCGGGCCGCCCGAGCCCTCTCTCGCAGTCGGCCATGACGGGCCACAGTTCGACGCTCCCGGTCATCCGCTTCGCAGCGCGGAACTCCGCAAGTGCCTCGGAGTACTTCTGAGTCGCGTACGCGGCGAAGCCGGCGGCCTCGCGCACGGCAGCGACACGGGAGGCGAGCCGCAGCGCCACCTTGGAGTAGGCGTACGCCTGCTCGGGGTCCTCGTCGATCAGATTGGCGACCATGACGAGGTTCCTGGCCACGTCCTCGGCAAGACCCTTCGGCAGGCTCTGGAGCTCCTGCCGTACGTCCTTGTCGATCTCGTCGCCCGTGACGTCGTCGGGAATCGGCAGCCGCTTGATCGGCTCGCGCTCACCGCGGTCACGGTCGCGGTCGTCGCGCCGCCCGTAGCCGCCGCGGTCGTCCCGCCGGTCG
The Streptomyces lunaelactis genome window above contains:
- a CDS encoding tetratricopeptide repeat protein translates to MVANLIDEDPEQAYAYSKVALRLASRVAAVREAAGFAAYATQKYSEALAEFRAAKRMTGSVELWPVMADCERGLGRPERAMAMAGEPEVQKLDKAGQVEMRLVAAGARRDMGQIDAAIVTLQSPELASNSVQPWSARLRYAYADALLSAGREGEAREWFAKALEADKDGATDASDRLAEMDGVEFVDAMGEDEVSDESTESAAPAQQSDADVDEDEDEVDEDEDEDNVDDDDDADEGDVAGDKGK